CAGGGCGCGTGTGCGTGGGCGAGCAGGGGCGAGTGCGCGGCGCGGCAAGGCGGGGCCGGGTGCGAGCGAGCACAGGTGCGGCTTGGGCGTGCGGGCGGGGCTAGGCGCGGGGCCGGGCGTGCGCGGTGGGAGGGTGCGTGTGCGCGGTGGGGTTGGGCGGCGTGCGCGGGGCGTGGAGGGgcaggcgcggcgcgcggcaggaaagaaaggaggagaggaaaaggaaggaagggaaagaaagaagaaaggagagaggaagaaggaaaaagaaaaagaagaaaaagaaaaaggagatggGGTAAAAGTAAAAAGGTCGAATTATTATTAGTTTTGTTGTTGTGATTCttcttattattattttgaaacGGTAATACTTAGTACATGTCCCATTGATACAACGTAGTTTTTAGCGTGCAGACAACGCTCGCTGTTGCTGCTGTAGTCGGCAGCAGATCCAAGTTGCCCGTGGCCGCGactcgccgcccaccccgccgaaCGGAGAACACTTGTGCTACCGGAGCCCACCGCCATCCTGTCGTTGGATTGGAGGAGGCTGCTCGATCTGGCACAAAACCTCTAGGCCAACCGTTATACGCGCGGGTACAGCGGGCCACGCGGGGACCCGTACCGCTGAAGATATTTTCCGTCCCCGATCGGCCGTACGCTCCCCATCCGacgcctccgctgccgccacccgGTCGCCGCCCAGGCCGACGACTGCCTTTTGAGGACGTGGCCGAGGCGGCCTCGCTCGCTTTTCCCTgttccccctcccctcccctccgtcTCCCAGGTTCTCCCCCCTCGGCcacgcccaccaccaccacctgcttGACCCTTCCTGCTCCGGAGGTAGTGCCTCCGCCTCCGAGTCAGTGCTTGTCGTCCCGCTCCGCGCGGCGTGGGTGGTAGTGCAAGCGCTCCTCCCCGCGAGCGCGTGGTGGTTGGGGATGGGCGGAATTGGCGAGGGGGAGTGGAGATTGAGTTGAGGGACCTGTTGCGGCGCGTGTCTCACTGTCGCCCACAGGTTCTTTTTATTCCTCCGCGCCCACGGCGGATGATGGATTCTGGTCTCTTTTGAGCTGGTGAGtcggggcggcggggagggcgggCGCGGGGGTGCTTTGATCCGCTGGCGCCTGGGCTGCCGACTGCCGTGAGTCCTCGGTTccgtggcggcggaggccgcgcaATTTTGGTGAGTGAAGCTTGCTCCTGCCGTTTCGGCGCTGAATTTTGGCTGCTTTTCCGTGCTGTTTGGAACGATAATTGCGAGAGAAATCTTGCCTTTTGGTTCGCCTTTCCTAGTTCTTCTTCCTGCTTCTATACGTGGCGTTAATTGGCGGTGTTTCCCAGGAACGCGGTGGCGTGCTCGTGTCGTTCTTTACCTAGCTTGGCGTGATCCAATTCTGGTCCCAACTGAAAGGCAAGGAGGTGCGCACTGCAGAACACAAGCGCGCGCTTCGTGCTTGCTAAGGTATTAATGCCTGGTGTTTTGCTTTATTATTGATGAAGTTGAgtggttttcttttttaatttacCGTGCTTGGTGCGTGCCAGATCCGCTTGATTTATCTAGCCATTTTTTAGAGTTCTGTTTCTGTCTGAAAATGAGAACTCTGCTTAACGTCGCGCTTAATGTTTTTTTTGAAGAGTTTGCGGCAAGGTCATGCTCATGCACCAAGTAGGAGAAACTGCATTAGGTCCCATTCCTTGTATACATTCACCAACCTTGCTAGTTCTAGTCGAATCTCCAGCGTGATTGATCGGCTGGATTAAAAGTGCAGCCATATCTATTCAACTCTAATTAAATTTATAACCCTTTTCTCTTTAGCTGATTTACCAGTGTATGCATCGTTTATCTGGGAAGGACTTAAGGATCTTGTTGTGTCTGATTGTTATTCTTTGCATCCTTCACAGAAACTTCTGCAGTCATCACTCCAAGCTCGTGAGGAAAGTCAATTTGAGTTTTATACTTTGTACTCCAATCATGTCGGAATTCGTCAGGAGTAGATATGATAAGCAAGAAGATTTTCAAGTTCTGTTGAGCAAGAAAGATCCTGGAGAATCACCTCAACACAAGCATTACCTGTGGATGGCACACTGGACCAAGGCAAGCAGCAGTGCAGAACCCCAAAATAACAATATCAGCAACCCTTTGGAGGATATCAACAAGGGCAGTACAACAAAACACAGTGAGACTTTGCCTTATGAATTCATGAAATCTACAGTAGCTGAAAGGCTCATGGTAGGAGTAAGCCGTGGAAGTGCCTCCATGCAGCATGCCCAACAATTCAATTCTAGCATGTGGGGTGTGGCACATCATGTTTGCAATGAATTGGGAGCAAAGAATAATGAACAGGTTGATGAGTCTTTTGaaaaatccatgaagaagaaTGCTGTGAACTTACGTGCTAGGGAAGTTGTGTCAGAAGCATTTTCTGTTCACAAGCTTTCAGAGTTACCATTGGATTTTCAGAAACTTGGGAGCTCAGAGGATCCAAGTTCAGATTGGAGCCACTTTCCTATGTTCGAAATTAATCGAAAGATTGACAACATACTCAACCCAAAACGAAGGTCTGAACTTGGTCCTGCATCTCTGAATCTAAATATGTCTACATCTCATGTTATGGCACTATCATCACAGGAATATATGATGAACTCACAACGAATAGCTGATGATAATATGGAAATGTGCAAATCTGCAAGAGGCTTTGCATCTCGCATAGAAGATCCTGCTGGCCTTAACTCAGATCCTTCAGGGAAAAAGTTAAAAAGAAAATTATTGGATACAATGTCATGTTCTTGCAGCAAGAATGACAACGACTCATCAGATTGTCCAATAGATGATCAGCATACAAGCCACcattttgcaaaagcaaagcaaGAGCTACCCTGTGCATCTAATGAAAAAAAGTTCATGTTTGCAGCAAACAATGACAGCCGAATTGTTTCAAGTGCGTTCCACAATCTGGAGACAAGAAGATCTGCTGTCCTTGAACAACAAAATGATGCAGAGGCCATGTTCTGTGCACCAGTACTTGGTAGAGAGTTTCAGAATGAACCAATAACTatatctaacaacagaaagaaGGATGTTGAAAATTTGCATGAGACGTATAAATCTCGTGGCAAGGCTGTTTCATGTTGTTTACAACCTTATGAGCGGCAGCATCTGAAAACACAGAGAACGGAATCTGCAGCAAATTTGAAAGGCTGCATCTTACCTGATCAAAGTGCAAACAAATTCACAGAAAAGAGTAAGAGTAATGGTGAGCTGCTGACACATGGACCAAAGTCAACGGAAATGTATACTGGTTCTTGTAACCGACGAGGACCCTGTTTATTTGAAAAGTTAACAATTCCTTCCAAGTCACAAAGTGCGCATCCTAAAAATTCTGCGTCTTCAGGAAAATCTAGTGGCTTTGGAGTTTGTATGTACGGCACCAATATCGGCAGTCAGCTATTTGGAGCACAGAATCAATCTTCAGCTAAGACTGAAACACTGTACAGTGATACTCTTATTCGGTCGAAATCCTCAGCAGGTGAGGGATAGCATctatataatataatatcaGCTAAGGCCATCCTTTAGTTCATGGTTGTTTTTGCTAAAAGGTGCTTCTTGgttatgcaaaaatatatgtaaaCAGGGCAGCATGACTGGAATGTTTCATCTAATAcatatgttctttttttcttctgatgTTGGTATCACTCTTGGACTCATACATGTTTTgttttatctggattgttgtaggCATTGCTTCATTGCCGGCACAAAAGGTAACAGTGCTCCATAGCATTCTGATCTCCTGTCTTGCGCATAGAAAGAGTGTTCCTGAACTAACTTATATGACTTGATAGAAAATAGAAGAAACTGGAAAAAAACACAACTTGTATGGCTGAAAAGGCTTATAAACTTTACTTTCTACACTGCATATTGATGCATCATCAACTTTGTCTTTGGTGTTTATAACTTTGGCCATTTATCTGATAGATCTTTCCGATCTATGCTCTTCAGTTACAATCTTTGAACCTGATCAGTTTTAGGTCAATTTGAATAAATGCTCACCTACCTGTTGCTTATTATCCACATGGTTATTGTTTGAAGTTGTACTGTTCTCAATAATTATGGACCCTTGGCAGTTGATAAATCTCTGTACTAATACTTTCATTAGCAACAAATGTACCACAGGACTACGGTTGCCCAGATGAAGCAAAAAGTGAGCAGCTGGCGACTCCTCCACGAAGAGGAGATTCACGATTCAGTAAAGATGACAGATTCCATAATGTGAATGAACATCATGATGTTTCGTCCAAAGCTACTATTGCCAGTAAGCAATCATGCATGCCTGGAACAAGAATCACAAACCTAGATCTCATCCTATCCCAAATGAGCAGAATGAGAAATCAAATTTCTAGTGGTATGGTTCAACCACCAATAGGCGCTGAGCCAAGTGATAGATGGCTGAAGCGCCTACAGCTTGATATATCAGATCCTGACATCCCTGGTTCCAAGAGGCCAAAAATAGGAGACAGTCCTCCACTCGGGGAAACAAAATGTTTGTTTGACATGGCGCTTCCTTGCAACAAGATTGATGGCGAAATGATTGGTTGTGCCAAGGAGGACCAGGGCTTGGATGAAGGGAATAATGAACTCCAAGACAAGCAAGAAAGAACCTCAGTTCCAGCAAAGAGTATGAATAGTTGGATAGGAAGATGGTGCCAGGGCGGCACTTCTGTTTTTCATGAAGACCTAGGCCAGGGAAGGCAAGAAAGAAAACCTGACCAGCCATCTGAAGAACTTGAAGGACAGTTCCCGAGCATCGCGGCTATGGCGATGATGGGGCGAGTGATGAACAAGCTTCGGCCCTGCGAGCATCAGAAGAAGGGGCCATTTGTGGTGTGGAAGACAGATTGATTTGTGTATATTTTCTTGGGTGTAATGtacttctttaaaaaaaaaagtaaagttACTGTGAATTTTGCTTGTCATTGACTCATTGGTTCATCGTTGTGGCCTGCTATGTGTTACTATTATTTTCTTATAAGTGAAACTGGCTAGGAGTGGTGGCTACTGATGGTGTACTGGTTTAGGAGGCTAAACAGTGAAAGATTGTATGGATATCATTGTGATGAATCGAAGCCTGAATCGTCCCTGAATTGAAACATCGATCTTCAACGAGAACTGAAGGTTTGTGAAACATCAATCTTCAATTTTCTTCTGACCGTTTCGTGTTACTAACAAAAGCTTTCACTGACAAGGTTGGGATCAGTTTGTGTAAGGGAACGTGATCAGCATAGTTCATCATGACCTCTGTCTTTATTATACTTTAAAGCGAAACTAGTTAGCAGCTATCGATGGTGAACTGGACACTATGAGAGAAATCGAACTAGTGATCATTTCCCATCTCTTCAGCACCACGCTGATGGCTCCGAAGACAGACAGAAAAACTGATGCGAAACTACGATTCGAACCCaaccaaattaaaaaaaaattaaagcagCATTCCACAGGGAAGAGACGTCTTGACTCTTGATCAATCGCTTGACTCTACATCAAGCACTCCCCAGTCCCCACTTGACAGACACAAGCACCGGTTCCACAGGCAACAGAAGCCTCAGTTGATGGGCAGTATCACTTTGTTTCAGTGGCCTTACTATTTTTTTGGCTGAAATCTGAAATGGTACAGACGAACACGTAGGCACTCCCAGGCTCCCAGCGTCTTCAACACGGCGAAAGTTCTAG
This sequence is a window from Setaria italica strain Yugu1 chromosome III, Setaria_italica_v2.0, whole genome shotgun sequence. Protein-coding genes within it:
- the LOC101775092 gene encoding uncharacterized protein LOC101775092, coding for MSEFVRSRYDKQEDFQVLLSKKDPGESPQHKHYLWMAHWTKASSSAEPQNNNISNPLEDINKGSTTKHSETLPYEFMKSTVAERLMVGVSRGSASMQHAQQFNSSMWGVAHHVCNELGAKNNEQVDESFEKSMKKNAVNLRAREVVSEAFSVHKLSELPLDFQKLGSSEDPSSDWSHFPMFEINRKIDNILNPKRRSELGPASLNLNMSTSHVMALSSQEYMMNSQRIADDNMEMCKSARGFASRIEDPAGLNSDPSGKKLKRKLLDTMSCSCSKNDNDSSDCPIDDQHTSHHFAKAKQELPCASNEKKFMFAANNDSRIVSSAFHNLETRRSAVLEQQNDAEAMFCAPVLGREFQNEPITISNNRKKDVENLHETYKSRGKAVSCCLQPYERQHLKTQRTESAANLKGCILPDQSANKFTEKSKSNGELLTHGPKSTEMYTGSCNRRGPCLFEKLTIPSKSQSAHPKNSASSGKSSGFGVCMYGTNIGSQLFGAQNQSSAKTETLYSDTLIRSKSSAGIASLPAQKDYGCPDEAKSEQLATPPRRGDSRFSKDDRFHNVNEHHDVSSKATIASKQSCMPGTRITNLDLILSQMSRMRNQISSGMVQPPIGAEPSDRWLKRLQLDISDPDIPGSKRPKIGDSPPLGETKCLFDMALPCNKIDGEMIGCAKEDQGLDEGNNELQDKQERTSVPAKSMNSWIGRWCQGGTSVFHEDLGQGRQERKPDQPSEELEGQFPSIAAMAMMGRVMNKLRPCEHQKKGPFVVWKTD